GGCCAGTCCCACCGGAGCTGAACGTCCTCGGTGACGCTCACCTCCGCGAAGGTGCCGGACTGATCGGTGCCGGCACCACTCACGTGCTTCGCTGGGTGCTGGTTGCCTTGGTCTTGCTGGCGATCTGTCTCGGCTTCTTCTGAGCCGCTCGGCGCGCTGCGTACGCCGTCCGGCTCAGTCATCTGCCGCCGCTGCAGGCTGAACTCTCTACAGCGCCTGAGCGCAGACACATCCACCGAACAGCTGGCCGCGCCGTCAGGTGGTGGCGTCCCCGGCCGGGGCGCTTCGTGGCCCGGCAGGTTCAGGTCGACCGTGGGTCTGCCGCCACCTCGCCCGACTCCCGGGCCCTCTACTAGGGTCGACGCATGAACGAGTACGGGCAGGAGGTCGGCGACTCGGTGGACGGATGGGTGCCCCGTTCGATGCCGAGCCGGGTGCCGCTGGTCGGGCGCTACGTCACCGCTGAGCCGATCGGGCCGGAGCACACCGACGCCTTATACGCCGCGGTTGGCGGAAGCGACGATGAGTCGCTGTGGACCTATCGTCCGGCGGCCCGTCCGCAGTCCCGCGAGGCGTTCGAGCAGACGGTGATCCGGGTTCTGGCTGAGCGCTCAGATGGCGTGACGTTCGCCTTCGTTCCGACCGGTGGCTCGGCAGCTGGGCTGGCCAGTCTGTACCCGTGTGTGCCGGTGATGGGCGTGATCGAAGTCTCCGGGGTGCTGTGGGCTCGGACGATGCAGCGCACCACCGCGGCCACCGAGGCGATCCATCTGATGCTGGGCTACGCGTTCGACGAATTCGGCTATCGCCGGGTCGAGTGGAAGTGCGACAGCCTGAACGAGCCGTCCCGACGGGCGGCGCTGCGGCTCGGCTTCAGCTATGAAGGCCGCTTCCGCCAACACATGGTCATCAAGGGACGCAGTCGCGACACCGATTGGTTCTCGATCACCGACTCCGAATGGCCGGCCATCCGCGAGCGTCAGCTTCGATGGCTCGACCCGTCCAACTTTGGCTCCGACGGACGTCAGGTGCGACGCCTCGGGGAGGTATGACGTGGCTCAACCGCCGATGTTGTCGTTATCAGAGGGTTGGTCGAGCCTCCTCACAGCGTGACCTCCGACTTCGTCGTTATGGGGCCGGTTTGAGGGCCTCATAACGACAACATTGGCGTTCGAGTGCGGAGAGTGCGTCTACACCGCCTCGATAACGACAACATCGGCGTTCGCGTGCTGCTGACAGGGGCTGCTGTCGTGTTGGAGTCAGTCGGCCG
The nucleotide sequence above comes from Propionicimonas paludicola. Encoded proteins:
- a CDS encoding GNAT family N-acetyltransferase, whose protein sequence is MNEYGQEVGDSVDGWVPRSMPSRVPLVGRYVTAEPIGPEHTDALYAAVGGSDDESLWTYRPAARPQSREAFEQTVIRVLAERSDGVTFAFVPTGGSAAGLASLYPCVPVMGVIEVSGVLWARTMQRTTAATEAIHLMLGYAFDEFGYRRVEWKCDSLNEPSRRAALRLGFSYEGRFRQHMVIKGRSRDTDWFSITDSEWPAIRERQLRWLDPSNFGSDGRQVRRLGEV